TGGAGGTGACGAGGAGCGATGAGGGGTTAGCTCATCCCCATTTCCATGCCGTCCTCATGGTCAAGCCCAGTTATTTCTCAGGTCACTCCTACCTGCCCCAGAAGCGCTGGACGGAGCTATGGCAGTCCTGTTTGAGGGTGGACTATACCCCGGTTGTTCACGTCAAGGCAATCAAGTCCAAGAAGGCAGAAACGCCTCTCGATGAGATTCGGATCGGGCTGTGCGAAACGCTCAAGTACTCCGTGAAGGAAGCCGACCTGCTGATTGATGCTGAGTGGCTGGCAGAACTGACGAGGCAGCTTCACAAGACCAGGGCGGTATCGGTGGGAGGAGTTTTCAAAGAATATCTCTCCGAGGAAGAACCGGAGGATTTGATTCATGGCGATACCGAAGAGGAAGAGTTGGAAGTTGATGAGGATTCCATCATGGTTTTTGGCTGGCGAGAGATGCGGTATCGCTTGCTGGGGAATAAGAGAGAGTTTTTTAACGGTGATGATTAGGGATTGATAGCAAAAGCAGAAGGAGAGACACCTTTCCTTCTGCTTTGCCGCGAATTAAAACCAAATACACAAGAGGATTTCTTGTATGTATTCATTATACTCTATTATTTGCTTGACAAAACTCGTTAACAGGTTATTATGGAGTAGAGTATTACTTGTTAACAGATTATGAATATTCCCAAGGGAGGTCGAGGTAAAAAAGCACCTTACGATACAACTCACGTTCGAGTGCCGGTTGGAATGAAACCTCTGGTAGATGAGCTGATTGAAGAATACAAACAAAAGGTGATGACAGGGACAATTGATTCGGATGCTGAAATCGATAAGTCTTGTAGTAGCTTGCTTCTTGCAGGACAAGTCAGTATTGATGAGGCGATGAAG
The DNA window shown above is from Lusitaniella coriacea LEGE 07157 and carries:
- a CDS encoding protein rep; this translates as MATSRSPSASTQIDGYIHLTDISPDDKPWDKHRAAATQVQELYEQVGYDNYATRIQGCSQRLLFALGSNEEGLAGIKLHQARFCRVRYCPVCQWRKSMMWRARFFKAIPLLLDDYPKHRFIFLTLTVKNCELSQLRKTIAWMNKSWVKLTKRKVFPALGWVKSVEVTRSDEGLAHPHFHAVLMVKPSYFSGHSYLPQKRWTELWQSCLRVDYTPVVHVKAIKSKKAETPLDEIRIGLCETLKYSVKEADLLIDAEWLAELTRQLHKTRAVSVGGVFKEYLSEEEPEDLIHGDTEEEELEVDEDSIMVFGWREMRYRLLGNKREFFNGDD